Below is a window of Hyphomonas neptunium ATCC 15444 DNA.
GGGAGACCGGCCTGAAGGATGACATCACCCATTTTGATCCGGCGGCCGATATTGCCTTCTTCCTGCGGCCGGGTGGGCACAGCATTGTGGATGACGACATCGCGGCGTTCCTGGCGTTTCTGTCGGCGCATATGGGCGAAACGGGCGAGTTGCCAAACCGTATGACGGCGCCGTAGTCTCTCCTGCAATAACAATGCTGTGGGAGGCTACACTTATGGAAATACCTGAAATCGAATTCCTCAAACCCGTCCTGGCGCTGGTGATCTGGACCTGCGTGATGTGGATCTGGATGTATGCCCTGCGCCTGCCGGCCTTCAGCAAGGCGGGCATCAAACCGGACGATGCGAGACATCCGGGGACATATTCGGACAAATTGCCCCCGCACGTCCGCTCCGCAGCGGACAATTACAACCACCTGCATGAACAGCCGACGATCTTCTATGCGC
It encodes the following:
- a CDS encoding MAPEG family protein, yielding MEIPEIEFLKPVLALVIWTCVMWIWMYALRLPAFSKAGIKPDDARHPGTYSDKLPPHVRSAADNYNHLHEQPTIFYALMFFMALTGGGDNLSTTVAWVYVALRIAHSFVQVVIGSVALRFLVFTAGTFCLFFLAGKEALRIFG